The Scleropages formosus chromosome 21, fSclFor1.1, whole genome shotgun sequence DNA segment ggtTCATGTAAGGTATTTGCATAATCTAATCTGTGAATAAAAGATGTCTGTACTACATAGCTTTCATCAACTGTGGCTCAATAGCAAAAATTACATTGGACTTACGAACAAAATAGGAGTTACAAACATATTTAGTCCGAAGTGTGTTCTTAAGGCAAGGTGCCGGTGTAAAGATTCATCTGTGCATATATGCACGTACGCATCTCACCAGGGCAGTAGCAGCGCAGCACTCCTGgctggatgagtgacgcaggcACGGTGCTGCGGTCAAACACGCAGGAGTAGCGGCCTGCTGTCTGCGTCCAGGGCCCTGTGATAAGCACCTTCACACCACCCTGCGGGAGCAGAGCACATGCATCTCAGCCATTGCTGCAAGTCCTGTGCACTTTCGTGAGATGGAGGTGGCCACATGGGAAAGATGAAGGTTCAAGACAACAGGTTCTTCCAAATGAAAATGGGAATGAAGCGACTTTATCAAacgtgcgggggggggggggggggggggggggggcaaaaccaaaaaaagcaacagaaatgtCTAAGGCTAACAGAAATCTTAGACAATAATCCAAGGATCTACTCAGCCATCTTCAAGTTCCAGTCTTCAGTCTCTCCTTCCTCAAACTAGCTGCCTTAAATTCTTTTGCTGAACTGTGTTGACAGTCAGCAGCTGGTTTCCTTTAAATGAATTAGCATGGAGCAACACTGAAGCATTGTGAAGATCACACCACCATCAAAATTAGTGCTCCAGTCATTAaaaatttgtccattttttttctgcaaaataagtCCTGGAAttatcttttaaacacagaaaaagtttAATTCAAAGCAGAGTTCAGAAAATCTGCACTACTCTGGACACTTCTAAATCTATACTTTAGTCCTGCATGTACACGATCATTTACAGATGACATATTTGAACACTCCTTTCTTCTATCCCCTCTCTGTCTCacttatttttcctctttttttagttttattctgttctttgaCGGCACAGCAAGTAAGTTTGAATCTAGCTGAGTGTATCTGAAGTATCCAGGTTCTGATGTTTGTGTAGATTTCCTTCAGGTTTcataccacagtccaaagacatgcgcttcaggtgaaccggtgactctacattgcccactgtgtgtgagtgagagaaagagagagacactgcTCTGCCAacagactggaatcccatccaggCTATACTCTGCTTCATACCCACTGCTGCCTGAAAAACTGCAAGCCAGCATTAGACAAGTGACAGTTGACAGATGCTGttgcttttttattgttgtaagttttaattttctgatatcctatttattgtaaattgctttaaagCTGAAACCTATATCACTATTTTAAAGAACTTTAAAAAGCTGCTTTAAAATGCACTAGATAAAATGAAGATTTATATTACTGTAGCATTATCGAACAAGACAATTTTTAATTACTATAATTACTTGGAACATTTATAACCCTTCTCTGTAGAATTATTGGTAAAGTGTCATTTGAGATAAATGTATGGCAAACAAATCCAACAAAAAGACTGATAATATTGCCTTGAAGAGAAAACTCTGCTTTACCACAAGTTTTCAACAGacaggtaaggctttccttttttttttttttaaaaaaaactgagcactTTAAATCTTTTTGCCCCTCAAGGACTTGTTATGACAGTTCATAGTTGAAAACAATTTATAGAAGTCAGATGCTTACAAGACAGCATGGCTACAAAACTGAGATGCACAGGAAAACCAACATCATGTATGGGGGTGGGTGCTGCTCACCTTGGGGTGCTCAATTTCACAATTGTTGTTCTCAAGGTGTTTCTCCTCAGTATGAGTTGAAAGATTTTTATGCAAATGTTATGCAAATTATATTTGCTCATTAGTCTGAATTTTCATGATATGAGCCTTTTTTAAACAAGGGAAACGTACTGAGCTCCTGTGAAACCAAAAACTACACTCCTATTGTCGTAAACTACTCTGGACAACATACCAAGCTACTTCGACATCACAGCACACCTTTACAATAAAGCTTCTTTGATCAGTAACAACTGATGTCAGTCATTGCAACTCATCATATGGACTCACTATCATGCACAGTGTCACAACAGAAATCCACCACTTCCTGTACTTACCTACTGCATCATCATATATagcctcaaaaaaaaattacttgggaAGATAAAGAATAGTGctgttaaatataaatgtctaaTTTTAGTCTTCGTTTAAAGGCCTGCTGGGAGCGATGGAGATAAATCATGTATATGTTCATACATAAAGCATAAGGAGCAGTACGCTCACCTCTGGGTAAGACCATTCGGGGGAGAAGTCTGTGATGGTAGCTAGAGGTCGCTGCTCTGTCCCTGGGTCGCTGCTCTGTCCCTGGGACGTTATCGAGGTGGTGAAGTCAGGGAACGAAAGCGAGGATGATACTGAGGTGGACTGTGGGGGCATTATGTAGTGCCCTTCTGAGGCTAGGTGTTCAGAGTGTGACTGAGAGGGTGAAGGGAAGGGGAATGGGACCGGGTGAGCCTGGAGCTCAGGTGCAGTCCCCTCAGTCTGGTTTGTCTGGCAGTCCTCAGCAATGAGCTCTGAGATTAGGTCTGGGAACTGGCTGTCAAAGGAGATGACAAAGGggttgctctgctctgctcccgCTGGGGTGCTCCTGCTGTTCACGGATAGATCCCCCAGTGCAGACTTGCCTGCATTGCTGCCCCCATCACCCAAGCTGTTGGTGTCCATGGGTGTCTCCTCCACCTCACAGCAACCtaggctggaagaggaggaggaggatggagggggaggtaGCTGCTCTTCTTTCACCTGTATCCAAGGGTTGCGTAGCCCATTGTGACTGCTCCCAAAGTCTCCCAGAGGGCAATCTCGAAGGGCCTCCTCTTGCTGTGTCTGTGCTGGCTGACTAGCAAGGGGCTTCTTTGGGAGGACCAGCAGCTGGTGTCCAGGCCCTTCCCGCTTTAGGCTCTGCTGGGAGAGCCCCCGCTGAGCAAATGGTAGCTGTGGGTCCAGCTGTGGTGCCTCTTCGCACCTCTGACCATATTCCTCTGGAATCTTCCGCAGTGCATACTGCAACACATGAACTGATTGATCCTTCACTTCCAGCTCTGGCTGCTCAGAAGGGACAGTCTGATCCTGCTTTTGCTGCTCAGGATGCTGCAGTACCAGGAGTAACCCATCATTCACCAGCTGTGGGCCACCAGGCTGTGGAACTGTAGTGCTTTTAAGCTGTGAAGACTGTGACTCGGCACACTCTGGCACAGGGTCCACGCCCTGCTCCGAGTGAGGTGGCTCTGGTGACAGGAACCCGCCTAGAATCCCATCCCTGTCTAAGTTTTGGCCCTCTCTCTGGCCATCTACTCCCACCACGGCCGGGTCATCAGCCTCAAGCCCCTCAAGATTACCAAAGCTCAAGGAGGGCTCCAAACAGAGGGGCAGTTCAGGGGGTGCAGTATGGGAAGGTGATAGGGCAaaaggtgggtggggggagagagacaaagagcaAGCAAGGGATGTAGAGGTGGTGACAAAGGAGGTGACTTCCCGTTCGCCATCCTTCCCTCGCTCTGTCTCTGATGAGAATGAGGATAgtgaggaaggggaggaggaagatgggggtgaggagggggagagggacaGTGAGGGGGCACATGGAGATGACGAGAGAGGTGGGGACAGAGAGGATGGGGAAGCCTGCAGGGTAGAGAGGGAATTTGTGTGGGAAGGCCCCCCATAGGTTTGCCCCTGCTTAGGGCTATTGAGAAAGGAGTCTGGGTCAAACGCTGGGGGAGTTTCAAGGGTAGGGgcagatgggggaggggaggaggaacAAGGTGGTAGGGGCTGAGGGGCAGCCGGCAGGGGAGACGGAGCAGGTGAGGGTGGGTGAGGGGACAGCAGAGAGAGCGGGGCAGAGGAATCACTCCCAGGTAAGAGACGGTCAGTCAAAAGAAGGCCCCCAATCACAGGGCTGGGCAGCAATGTGAGACTGAGGGTGGCCACGCCTGGTGTGGGGGTGCTGCTTGAGTGGGGGCGGGAGTTGGTGACAGAGATTGAGGTGCAGGGCGTGgaggcagggggagggggtgtctcAGAATTGGGCGGAACAGGTGATAGAACCAGGCAGCTGGATGGGCCAACTGACAAGCGGGGGGAAGCCGGGTTCACACGGTTGAAGCTCAGCTCCCTTTTGGAGTCCTCTCCATCCTTGGCCCTGTTGATGGCAGTCGTCATGACAATGACAGCATTCTGGGGCAAGGTCACAGTTGCCAGGCTCCTCTGGTTTCCATAGAAACCATTGCGGGCAGTGCTGCTGCCATTGCCGAGCGCTAGGGGAGGGGCTTGATGTGGTTGAAGTGGGCTAGAAGAAGTAGCAGAAGAGTCCGTGGAGCCCGGTGAGGACACAGTCTTCAACTTGGAGACCCCCACACTGTCCTGGGGCACTGGTGGACTTCGCACATCCAGCCTCTGAACCACCGTCACCGGGGCTTGCGGCTGGGGAAACGAGCCAGCCGTCTTCCCTCCACCACTTCCACTTCTGCCGTTTCCTCCTCCAGTTGGCGTGTCCTCCTCCTCGGCTTCACGGCTGCCCCCGCAGCACACTCCCTCGCTGGCAGCCAGGTTCTGGACCTCTGCCAGGGCATGGCAGGGCAGGGGGCGTGCTGGCAGTTTAGGGGAGATGATGCGGTGTTTGGTGCTGTTGCAGCGGTGAGGAATGTTGGCCCCCGCGGAggctggaggagagagaggaatgGAATGAAAGAGGGGACAACAGAAAGAGACCAGCTGAGAGCTGAGAGAGGGAGGTTGATCAAAGCGAATGCCAACGTTCAAACCTCAAAAGCAATGTCTCATCTACTGTTTCCTGCCCACAGTTATCCGTTTACAGAATGCACCTCTTGTAAATCGTTATTCCAGGTGATGCTTGTAAGCCTCTTCACAGTAATCCCTTTTGTCAAGCAAAAGATACAGGTATTTTGTATGGGTATTTTACCCATTGTCTTTTAGTTTTTCCATCTTTATCACCAAAAAACTCCCCATCATCCCCCCTCCCTCATCATTCTCCTCTTCATCTACCTGTCCCCATCACCACTCCCTTTTTCCACCCTGTCCATTggcaatgccccccccccatctattACTCCTCCCCCTTTACACGCTGTACGCACAAAGGTATTTTTCACTGTCTGCTGATTAAAATATTGGTAAAAGCAACTGGCACACTGTACACAGTTAAttgataaaacattttcagggAAAAATAGGAAGCGGGGGTTCTCACCGAGGGCCGTGCTGCAGAGGCAGGCGTGTGTGCGGGGCTGAGGTTTCGTCTGCTGGGAATCCATGATGTGTTGCACCAGCTGCTCAATGGAAAACTCAGAGGTGCCGTTTGCATTGCCATTGCTGCAGGACCACTTGATGCTGTGAACTGGATCGGCGCAGAGACAATGTCCGTAGGCGTGAGAACTATACGAACTAGCCATGCACTCgttcatccacacacacaagaatAGCCATATATCCAGTCTCCTAATCTGTCTTCAGCTTCATCTTTTTGCTTTGTGGACACAGGGACCATACACTCTTAATGGACCCCAACATCTCTCCGACACTGACAGCGAGTGCACGGCTGGTACTCACACATGGGCTTGAGCTGAGAGAGCAGCTCCTCCCTGGTCCAGCGCAGGCTGTCCCGTCGCTCGGCCACTGCACACAAGAGCGGACGGCTCACCTTCCCACAATCCTCCAGGGATGGCACATTCAGGTAGTGTACCAGCACGATGTCTGGGTTCTGAACATGGAGAGAGACACACGAACCGCTTCTTAATACACTACACAACGTCATGCAGTATCAGCATGCTATTAGGTCTTCCATGACACTTTCCAGGTTAAAAGAGCACAATTAATAAAGAGGTTCTATGCACACTAACAAATAGTGCACTGTAGCCATTTTAACAGAAACCAGCAAGGCATTTTATGGCTTTTTCTCACCTGCAGTAGCCAGTAGCATCTCCTGTGGAATGTTGGGACAATGGAGGAATGGACGTAGCAACCATAGAGACACTGCAGAAAAGAAAGTGATTTTTTGTTAAGGGCCATAATCATTTCTGTTAATTGGTCTGAGGAccacacatttaaattaaagtgaCACAAtcttaaatgcataaattaaaaatatatttttactttatttaggTGGTGTATATGTCCAGTGTAACTTCATTATGTGACagaatatatagtatatatcaatttcacaatttttttcagccttgaaggaACATGATGTAGCAACATCGCTTGACTGTTTCCCTCTACAACTATGAAGGAGTGCAACTGACCTTTTTGTTGCTTATAAAGTGTTTTTCCAATTGGCAGAAAAGTCATATAAACTTCATTAATGGCATAAATTTCACTTGCTACTTAAAATACTTATAAACCAGGTGAGCAAGGGAAAATGTTGGTGGGGAAAACCTtcattatgtacatttaatttatacTCCTATGAAATTATACTTTAATCACTAAAAATTTTATACAGCACTGACAATCATTTTCATTCAGGGTGAGCCAGGATTGTTACTGGCCATCGCAAGTTGCCATTTTTTATCTGTATCGCAGGGAACACTCACCTCCATGCCCTGCACCTTCAGCTTCATGTGATCTTCTCGTGTTGTCTTCCCAtctttcctcttcttccagCAGTAGCCATCCTTGCGATACTTCACCTTCTTCCTGTTGTACAGTATGACGGAGCCGTTCACAGGCCTGGAGGAAGAAAAAGTATGGAGTGAAGACCATCAGTTTTGTTACattagaccccccccccaaaaaaaaaaaacacaacactatCAACTGGCTATTCAACTTACAAACAGAACTGTGACCAAAAGtctgtaactcaatttgttaaTAAATCCAAAGTCCTTTCTACCACAAAGTCAcaatcattaaaatttaatacagaCATCCCCTGTTTTATTCTCCAGTTATGTTTCATAAAAACCTCTAATAAAGCTAAGGCATATGAACACTACCCTTGCCCTTTAATACTCAGtacactttttttgcattatctTAAATTTTCCACAAACAGCTAATCAGTCGACAGTTGACCCATTTGTGTCTTAAGCACGTGTAATGTTTttcagcttctggccactttcagctttctttaatGTCTGCACAATCAAAAGGTTAACAATGCAgttgtcccttgatttattcattaagtaGATTCTGTATAGGATTTGGATAAAGCTATAGTACAGAGAAAGTGtgctgtaataattttaaatgtttctcagttttgactacattaaaatttaaactaatttaaatgactgaaaacaaaaatacttctTCCATAAACAGGTACAACGCTCCTTGTTCAGACACTcaaactgcagaaacaaaagtGACATGACCGACGGCACTCCCACTCCTGTTATGTGAGTGCGCCTTAATGCCTACTAGCAGAAGGTGGAAAGTCCTACTCTAGACAGGAACATCTCTCTCGAAAAATGTGTAAACGCTCATAACACATGGAGCCAGTATATATAGAAGTATTTTAGTGTAAATTTCTAAAGATCTTTAAGCTAAGTAGCACAGCAATCAGTCCAATGTACTGCTGTAAAGATGCAGAA contains these protein-coding regions:
- the LOC108920349 gene encoding calmodulin-binding transcription activator 2-like isoform X1, which produces MKLVAPTLGCAAAFALSVLGSQWERTAHTPSHWGSGRNGHLSLVGTLGLHWTCAALQQCAGHAGVCESPLLAGGALHCRGCFTMNNKETTTESDSSSQMKVFLPNKLLECLPRPSALPKERLRWNTNEEIASYLISFDRHEEWLSCSLKTRPVNGSVILYNRKKVKYRKDGYCWKKRKDGKTTREDHMKLKVQGMECLYGCYVHSSIVPTFHRRCYWLLQNPDIVLVHYLNVPSLEDCGKVSRPLLCAVAERRDSLRWTREELLSQLKPMFHSIKWSCSNGNANGTSEFSIEQLVQHIMDSQQTKPQPRTHACLCSTALASAGANIPHRCNSTKHRIISPKLPARPLPCHALAEVQNLAASEGVCCGGSREAEEEDTPTGGGNGRSGSGGGKTAGSFPQPQAPVTVVQRLDVRSPPVPQDSVGVSKLKTVSSPGSTDSSATSSSPLQPHQAPPLALGNGSSTARNGFYGNQRSLATVTLPQNAVIVMTTAINRAKDGEDSKRELSFNRVNPASPRLSVGPSSCLVLSPVPPNSETPPPPASTPCTSISVTNSRPHSSSTPTPGVATLSLTLLPSPVIGGLLLTDRLLPGSDSSAPLSLLSPHPPSPAPSPLPAAPQPLPPCSSSPPPSAPTLETPPAFDPDSFLNSPKQGQTYGGPSHTNSLSTLQASPSSLSPPLSSSPCAPSLSLSPSSPPSSSSPSSLSSFSSETERGKDGEREVTSFVTTSTSLACSLSLSPHPPFALSPSHTAPPELPLCLEPSLSFGNLEGLEADDPAVVGVDGQREGQNLDRDGILGGFLSPEPPHSEQGVDPVPECAESQSSQLKSTTVPQPGGPQLVNDGLLLVLQHPEQQKQDQTVPSEQPELEVKDQSVHVLQYALRKIPEEYGQRCEEAPQLDPQLPFAQRGLSQQSLKREGPGHQLLVLPKKPLASQPAQTQQEEALRDCPLGDFGSSHNGLRNPWIQVKEEQLPPPPSSSSSSSLGCCEVEETPMDTNSLGDGGSNAGKSALGDLSVNSRSTPAGAEQSNPFVISFDSQFPDLISELIAEDCQTNQTEGTAPELQAHPVPFPFPSPSQSHSEHLASEGHYIMPPQSTSVSSSLSFPDFTTSITSQGQSSDPGTEQRPLATITDFSPEWSYPEGGVKVLITGPWTQTAGRYSCVFDRSTVPASLIQPGVLRCYCPAHAAGLVTLRVLEDTGLASSSVLFEYRPRCASSLPSSQLDWLSLDDNQFRMSILERLEQMEKRMAEMAASDSQRQQVARSVPGTEERVQAPQSGLWFEQRIVAICERMMAVGHWASGGQPTDSGERLLHSTRHRGMTLLHLAAAQGYTQLIHTLIHWRTVNPGSLDLEQEVDPLNVDHFSCTPLMWACALGHHKAAVLLFHWNSLALDIPDSLGRLPLGVARSRGHTRLALCLEELRAHCALPEEEFNPGQTTPLPPPPSPLSTSPDTGLSSSSSLASPGDAPSRSPSSAYSSGSVPLDSPLYSPADPMDTSAPSLSTSSPPPSPPLSLPPWDEAFGEAGQPRDPTLPMEFESAGSLPGTPHSQRSDFEAELLGFGEDSENQEYLPAVEEIQVDMVTLAEQIIEATPERIKQEEFPRSADSPLRERRDNPAIQSTMPWLATYLDTVETMAASSPSRCVQPMPLAPTCRSPRSPRPPSSSASWAEFLGAAGSGRVERDFALLTLSDIEQRELYEAARVIQNAFRRYKGRRLKEQQDMAAAVIQRCYRKYKQLTWIALKYALYKKMTQAAILIQSKFRSYYEQKKFQQSRRAAVLIQQYYRSYKEYERLKQNHRGPTALNTKIRGSFLTKKQDQAARKIMRFLRRCRHRIKELKQSRELESLQARNLAS
- the LOC108920349 gene encoding calmodulin-binding transcription activator 2-like isoform X3; amino-acid sequence: MTSLPRRRWRLLRRGRKQQCAGHAGVCESPLLAGGALHCRGCFTMNNKETTTESDSSSQMKVFLPNKLLECLPRPSALPKERLRWNTNEEIASYLISFDRHEEWLSCSLKTRPVNGSVILYNRKKVKYRKDGYCWKKRKDGKTTREDHMKLKVQGMECLYGCYVHSSIVPTFHRRCYWLLQNPDIVLVHYLNVPSLEDCGKVSRPLLCAVAERRDSLRWTREELLSQLKPMFHSIKWSCSNGNANGTSEFSIEQLVQHIMDSQQTKPQPRTHACLCSTALASAGANIPHRCNSTKHRIISPKLPARPLPCHALAEVQNLAASEGVCCGGSREAEEEDTPTGGGNGRSGSGGGKTAGSFPQPQAPVTVVQRLDVRSPPVPQDSVGVSKLKTVSSPGSTDSSATSSSPLQPHQAPPLALGNGSSTARNGFYGNQRSLATVTLPQNAVIVMTTAINRAKDGEDSKRELSFNRVNPASPRLSVGPSSCLVLSPVPPNSETPPPPASTPCTSISVTNSRPHSSSTPTPGVATLSLTLLPSPVIGGLLLTDRLLPGSDSSAPLSLLSPHPPSPAPSPLPAAPQPLPPCSSSPPPSAPTLETPPAFDPDSFLNSPKQGQTYGGPSHTNSLSTLQASPSSLSPPLSSSPCAPSLSLSPSSPPSSSSPSSLSSFSSETERGKDGEREVTSFVTTSTSLACSLSLSPHPPFALSPSHTAPPELPLCLEPSLSFGNLEGLEADDPAVVGVDGQREGQNLDRDGILGGFLSPEPPHSEQGVDPVPECAESQSSQLKSTTVPQPGGPQLVNDGLLLVLQHPEQQKQDQTVPSEQPELEVKDQSVHVLQYALRKIPEEYGQRCEEAPQLDPQLPFAQRGLSQQSLKREGPGHQLLVLPKKPLASQPAQTQQEEALRDCPLGDFGSSHNGLRNPWIQVKEEQLPPPPSSSSSSSLGCCEVEETPMDTNSLGDGGSNAGKSALGDLSVNSRSTPAGAEQSNPFVISFDSQFPDLISELIAEDCQTNQTEGTAPELQAHPVPFPFPSPSQSHSEHLASEGHYIMPPQSTSVSSSLSFPDFTTSITSQGQSSDPGTEQRPLATITDFSPEWSYPEGGVKVLITGPWTQTAGRYSCVFDRSTVPASLIQPGVLRCYCPAHAAGLVTLRVLEDTGLASSSVLFEYRPRCASSLPSSQLDWLSLDDNQFRMSILERLEQMEKRMAEMAASDSQRQQVARSVPGTEERVQAPQSGLWFEQRIVAICERMMAVGHWASGGQPTDSGERLLHSTRHRGMTLLHLAAAQGYTQLIHTLIHWRTVNPGSLDLEQEVDPLNVDHFSCTPLMWACALGHHKAAVLLFHWNSLALDIPDSLGRLPLGVARSRGHTRLALCLEELRAHCALPEEEFNPGQTTPLPPPPSPLSTSPDTGLSSSSSLASPGDAPSRSPSSAYSSGSVPLDSPLYSPADPMDTSAPSLSTSSPPPSPPLSLPPWDEAFGEAGQPRDPTLPMEFESAGSLPGTPHSQRSDFEAELLGFGEDSENQEYLPAVEEIQVDMVTLAEQIIEATPERIKQEEFPRSADSPLRERRDNPAIQSTMPWLATYLDTVETMAASSPSRCVQPMPLAPTCRSPRSPRPPSSSASWAEFLGAAGSGRVERDFALLTLSDIEQRELYEAARVIQNAFRRYKGRRLKEQQDMAAAVIQRCYRKYKQLTWIALKYALYKKMTQAAILIQSKFRSYYEQKKFQQSRRAAVLIQQYYRSYKEYERLKQNHRGPTALNTKIRGSFLTKKQDQAARKIMRFLRRCRHRIKELKQSRELESLQARNLAS
- the LOC108920349 gene encoding calmodulin-binding transcription activator 2-like isoform X2: MKLVAPTLGCAAAFALSVLGSQWERTAHTPSHWGSGRNGHLSLVGTLGLHWTCAALQQCAGHAGVCESPLLAGGALHCRGCFTMNNKETTTESDSSSQMKVFLPNKLLECLPRPSALPKERLRWNTNEEIASYLISFDRHEEWLSCSLKTRPVNGSVILYNRKKVKYRKDGYCWKKRKDGKTTREDHMKLKVQGMECLYGCYVHSSIVPTFHRRCYWLLQNPDIVLVHYLNVPSLEDCGKVSRPLLCAVAERRDSLRWTREELLSQLKPMFHSIKWSCSNGNANGTSEFSIEQLVQHIMDSQQTKPQPRTHACLCSTALASAGANIPHRCNSTKHRIISPKLPARPLPCHALAEVQNLAASEGVCCGGSREAEEEDTPTGGGNGRSGSGGGKTAGSFPQPQAPVTVVQRLDVRSPPVPQDSVGVSKLKTVSSPGSTDSSATSSSPLQPHQAPPLALGNGSSTARNGFYGNQRSLATVTLPQNAVIVMTTAINRAKDGEDSKRELSFNRVNPASPRLSVGPSSCLVLSPVPPNSETPPPPASTPCTSISVTNSRPHSSSTPTPGVATLSLTLLPSPVIGGLLLTDRLLPGSDSSAPLSLLSPHPPSPAPSPLPAAPQPLPPCSSSPPPSAPTLETPPAFDPDSFLNSPKQGQTYGGPSHTNSLSTLQASPSSLSPPLSSSPCAPSLSLSPSSPPSSSSPSSLSSFSSETERGKDGEREVTSFVTTSTSLACSLSLSPHPPFALSPSHTAPPELPLCLEPSLSFGNLEGLEADDPAVVGVDGQREGQNLDRDGILGGFLSPEPPHSEQGVDPVPECAESQSSQLKSTTVPQPGGPQLVNDGLLLVLQHPEQQKQDQTVPSEQPELEVKDQSVHVLQYALRKIPEEYGQRCEEAPQLDPQLPFAQRGLSQQSLKREGPGHQLLVLPKKPLASQPAQTQQEEALRDCPLGDFGSSHNGLRNPWIQVKEEQLPPPPSSSSSSSLGCCEVEETPMDTNSLGDGGSNAGKSALGDLSVNSRSTPAGAEQSNPFVISFDSQFPDLISELIAEDCQTNQTEGTAPELQAHPVPFPFPSPSQSHSEHLASEGHYIMPPQSTSVSSSLSFPDFTTSITSQGQSSDPGTEQRPLATITDFSPEWSYPEGGVKVLITGPWTQTAGRYSCVFDRSTVPASLIQPGVLRCYCPAHAAGLVTLRVLEDTGLASSSVLFEYRPRCASSLPSSQLDWLSLDDNQFRMSILERLEQMEKRMAEMAASDSQRQQVARSVPGTEERVQAPQSGLWFEQRIVAICERMMAVGHWASGGQPTDSGERLLHSTRHRGMTLLHLAAAQGYTQLIHTLIHWRTVNPGSLDLEQEVDPLNVDHFSCTPLMWACALGHHKAAVLLFHWNSLALDIPDSLGRLPLGVARSRGHTRLALCLEELRAHCALPEEEFNPGQTTPLPPPPSPLSTSPDTGLSSSSSLASPGDAPSRSPSSAYSSGSVPLDSPLYSPADPMDTSAPSLSTSSPPPSPPLSLPPWDEAFGEAGQPRDPTLPMEFESAGSLPGTPHSQRSDFEAELLGFGEDSENQEYLPAVEEIQVDMVTLAEQIIEATPERIKQEEFPRSADSPLRERRDNPAIQSTMPWLATYLDTVETMAASSPSRCVQPMPLAPTCRSPRSPRPPSSSASWAEFLGAAGSGRVERDFALLTLSDIEQRELYEAARVIQNAFRRYKGRRLKEQQDMAAAVIQRCYRKYKQYALYKKMTQAAILIQSKFRSYYEQKKFQQSRRAAVLIQQYYRSYKEYERLKQNHRGPTALNTKIRGSFLTKKQDQAARKIMRFLRRCRHRIKELKQSRELESLQARNLAS